The following proteins come from a genomic window of Edaphobacter sp. 4G125:
- a CDS encoding TonB-dependent receptor — protein MSPIKLFRALALTGICAAFSLFATAQSSNHGAVTGVVTASDSNPVATAAITLSGVDGPQYSTTASVDGVFLINNLPSGTYVLKVSSPGFAIYEQPSITVAVGRTTHLSIQLTLANVQQSVGVVAQQSSVDPTQTSSVVNIDRDRVEELPIPSRNYLTFVLLAPQVAAANPALQQGIAQGTGSFSFGGLRPGSNAIYLDEVNDNDEYSGGSRTQLSPEAISDFQIVNHGFAAQSGGGAGGSIDVQTRSGLNRIHGDAFTFVQNGALNGTQPLGFTPYKPDENRIRMGVAIGGPIQHDKTFYYVAAEQEIAHGQEVNDLRPSTLNIINQALKQHGPLPGLNLQTGFFPTTDQETELSSRIDRTLSANEAIMLRYAFTNTRNVNDAFNTDELTDRTARGSSFLADNSLNGTLTSTFSSTLLNKLSFELAQRRAVQKTSSSSGAGIFIPGVALFGTPYSGNSRRFETHLEFADSVSLQRRHHLFQAGGRIDRVALRTSIPDGSQGFFIFPNLTALQTGNADFFIQSFGKNFKTNLSEIRVAAFAQDHWTLSNKLTLDYGIRYDYNHLPTGLPQNALNFSPRLGLAWTPWKATVLRSGFGIFYDRFILSTINRLLAFDGIHGYSQILEDKAAATLYQSGNLPTAPITGVAPSIWRAQPDMRTPYSQVASFSVEQALPLQTTLTGEYQYVHGIKLGRTSNINLPPPVQLTLQNAASVGISSPTAQQLGRPAFSTLRLNPAFDAINQFATSANSTYHGATITLNRQFQDDLQIMAGYTFSKTIDDASSDLEQPQNPYMLGQERGLSLQDQRHRFTLSGLWLIGPDLNDAADAAKNANPSPLMKALTGLEFAPIVSIASGFRANPITGVDSNRQHIFPFASRPDGFSRNSLSTPVNVNVNLRVLKMIPWGRGHLDVVAESFNLLNHQNISLLNPAFGSNSQPALEFARPIAASTARRIQFSLDYEF, from the coding sequence GTGTCACCAATAAAGCTTTTCCGCGCCCTTGCCCTGACCGGCATTTGCGCAGCATTCTCACTCTTCGCTACAGCACAGTCGAGCAATCATGGCGCCGTCACAGGCGTTGTCACAGCCTCGGACAGCAACCCCGTCGCCACCGCCGCCATAACATTATCTGGTGTAGACGGCCCTCAATATTCCACAACGGCCTCCGTCGATGGCGTCTTCTTGATTAACAATCTGCCAAGCGGAACCTACGTCCTTAAAGTTTCTTCTCCCGGATTCGCTATCTATGAGCAACCCTCCATCACCGTTGCCGTCGGCCGCACAACCCATCTTTCCATCCAACTCACTCTTGCTAACGTTCAGCAGAGCGTTGGTGTTGTCGCACAACAAAGCTCTGTTGATCCCACTCAGACTTCCTCTGTTGTCAACATCGATCGAGACCGCGTTGAAGAGCTTCCCATCCCTAGCCGAAACTATTTGACCTTTGTCTTACTCGCTCCCCAGGTCGCAGCTGCAAATCCTGCCCTTCAGCAAGGCATAGCTCAAGGCACCGGGAGCTTCAGTTTCGGCGGCCTTCGCCCGGGAAGCAATGCGATCTACCTGGATGAGGTCAACGATAACGATGAATATAGCGGAGGCAGTCGCACTCAGTTATCCCCCGAGGCGATCAGCGACTTCCAGATTGTCAACCATGGCTTCGCCGCCCAATCAGGAGGCGGCGCAGGAGGTTCCATCGATGTTCAAACGCGCTCCGGACTCAATCGCATCCACGGAGATGCCTTCACTTTCGTTCAAAATGGAGCACTGAATGGAACCCAGCCCCTTGGCTTCACTCCTTATAAACCCGATGAAAACCGCATCCGCATGGGCGTTGCCATTGGCGGGCCCATTCAGCACGACAAAACCTTCTACTATGTTGCTGCCGAACAGGAGATAGCACATGGTCAGGAGGTTAATGACCTTCGGCCATCAACACTCAACATCATCAACCAGGCACTCAAGCAACACGGCCCTCTGCCTGGACTAAACCTGCAAACCGGCTTCTTTCCTACAACCGACCAGGAAACCGAGCTGTCCAGCCGAATCGATCGGACTCTATCGGCAAACGAAGCCATCATGCTCCGGTACGCCTTTACCAACACCCGCAACGTGAACGATGCCTTCAACACAGACGAGCTGACCGACCGCACAGCCAGAGGTTCTTCCTTCCTTGCCGACAACAGCCTGAACGGAACCCTTACCTCGACCTTCAGCTCAACTCTGCTCAACAAACTGAGCTTCGAACTTGCCCAACGGCGTGCAGTGCAAAAAACATCCAGTAGCTCCGGCGCGGGAATCTTCATTCCCGGAGTCGCTCTCTTCGGAACCCCTTATTCCGGTAACTCTCGACGGTTTGAAACTCATCTTGAGTTTGCAGACTCTGTCTCCTTACAACGCCGGCATCATCTCTTTCAAGCAGGCGGACGAATCGATCGCGTTGCCTTACGCACAAGTATTCCAGATGGATCGCAGGGATTCTTTATCTTCCCCAACCTCACCGCTCTGCAAACAGGAAACGCCGATTTCTTTATCCAGTCTTTTGGGAAGAACTTCAAAACGAATCTCTCGGAGATACGGGTCGCCGCCTTTGCTCAGGATCATTGGACACTCTCCAATAAGCTGACCCTCGACTACGGCATCCGCTACGACTACAACCATCTTCCAACCGGCCTCCCGCAGAATGCCCTGAACTTCAGCCCGCGCCTCGGCCTTGCATGGACACCATGGAAAGCAACCGTGTTGCGCAGCGGATTCGGCATCTTCTATGACCGATTTATTCTGTCAACAATCAATCGTCTGTTGGCATTCGATGGCATCCACGGTTATAGCCAGATCCTTGAAGACAAGGCAGCAGCCACCCTCTACCAAAGCGGTAACCTCCCCACAGCTCCTATAACAGGAGTAGCCCCCAGCATCTGGCGCGCACAACCTGACATGCGCACCCCTTATAGCCAAGTGGCATCCTTCAGCGTCGAACAGGCTCTACCACTGCAAACGACCCTCACTGGCGAATATCAGTATGTTCACGGAATCAAACTCGGCAGAACCAGCAACATCAATTTGCCTCCACCGGTGCAGCTGACGCTTCAAAATGCCGCCTCCGTTGGTATCTCTTCACCCACGGCGCAGCAGTTGGGCCGGCCTGCATTCTCAACACTTCGGCTCAATCCGGCCTTCGATGCCATCAATCAGTTCGCAACCTCGGCCAACTCCACTTATCACGGCGCAACGATCACGCTCAATCGTCAATTTCAGGACGACCTGCAGATCATGGCCGGCTACACCTTCTCCAAAACAATTGACGACGCCTCCTCCGATCTGGAACAACCTCAGAACCCCTACATGCTGGGGCAGGAGCGCGGACTCTCCCTTCAAGACCAGCGCCACCGCTTTACCTTGAGCGGGCTCTGGCTCATCGGCCCTGACCTCAACGACGCTGCGGATGCAGCAAAAAATGCCAACCCCAGTCCTCTCATGAAAGCTCTTACCGGGTTAGAGTTTGCTCCTATTGTCAGCATCGCAAGCGGCTTCCGTGCCAATCCCATCACTGGGGTCGACAGTAATCGGCAGCACATCTTTCCATTCGCCTCCCGCCCTGACGGATTCAGTAGAAACTCTCTCTCAACTCCAGTAAACGTTAACGTCAATCTGCGAGTTCTCAAGATGATTCCCTGGGGCAGAGGGCACCTCGACGTTGTTGCCGAATCCTTCAATCTCCTCAATCACCAGAACATCTCGTTACTCAATCCCGCGTTCGGCTCCAACTCTCAACCCGCTTTGGAGTTTGCTCGCCCCATTGCAGCATCTACCGCTCGTCGCATTCAGTTCTCCCTCGATTACGAATTTTGA
- a CDS encoding diguanylate cyclase, with protein sequence MTPRYTLADISVSLTVGMPAFDNGQYKPVKMIGGLLLSALLTIGLICAGGYTVHLNMRATEAERGWTDHSQLVLTNLQTQAAYLDRIDFNLQLYAITNELSHLKTALSTLSAMNVSLVQLQGMVSDNESQSRYAEQFDKDLQSLTTAVSRMDTQNRTPQAKQLLDIRNDLGILQQQERDLLRVRADLLKKGFYRNVALSAGYLSLSLLIVVVLYIFLLRDALQRGESEKELFAAKSELESTVHKLTGRAEDSIFLTHARDELQLCTAARDAHESTVRHMNQLLPGTSGATLTINNSRRMVEIAARWGDPKNLLDGFDPDSCCGLRAGKLRWRKKGRSELHCAHFTGEAPEDYLCIPLAAHGETQGFLFLSCDTPDSIALVEERQPLIQELCELASLSIAGLNLRAKLEGQSIRDGLTGLFNRHFMEIALERELHRATRYNTQLAVLMTDVDHFKQFNDTFGHEAGDIVLRAVAECYRKMVRAEDIICRYGGEEFVVIMPDVSEESAVRRAEMLREAVSGIKTQFRGEPLRSISISGGLALYPSTAEQASDLIHAADNALYRAKHAGRDQIIIANEPVETI encoded by the coding sequence ATGACTCCCCGATATACTTTGGCCGATATTTCTGTGTCTCTTACCGTGGGTATGCCAGCATTCGACAACGGCCAATATAAACCAGTCAAAATGATTGGGGGACTCCTTCTCTCCGCTCTTTTAACCATCGGATTGATCTGCGCAGGCGGCTATACGGTGCATTTGAACATGCGGGCAACCGAGGCGGAGCGCGGCTGGACCGATCACTCACAGCTTGTGCTCACCAATCTTCAGACCCAGGCCGCCTACCTCGATCGTATCGACTTCAATCTTCAGCTTTATGCAATAACCAACGAGCTTTCGCATCTGAAGACCGCGCTGAGCACCCTCTCCGCCATGAATGTCAGCCTGGTGCAACTGCAGGGTATGGTCAGCGACAACGAATCCCAAAGCAGGTATGCCGAGCAGTTCGATAAGGACCTTCAATCCCTTACTACAGCAGTAAGCCGCATGGATACCCAGAATCGCACTCCGCAAGCGAAACAACTTCTCGATATTAGGAATGACCTGGGCATCCTGCAACAACAGGAGCGAGACCTCCTGCGTGTCCGGGCCGATCTCCTCAAGAAGGGTTTTTATCGAAACGTCGCCTTAAGCGCTGGCTACCTTAGTCTTTCCCTGCTCATTGTGGTCGTACTGTATATCTTTCTCCTTCGAGACGCTTTACAACGTGGCGAAAGTGAAAAGGAACTCTTCGCCGCCAAAAGCGAACTTGAATCGACCGTGCACAAGCTGACAGGACGGGCAGAGGATTCCATCTTTCTCACCCATGCTCGCGACGAGCTACAGCTCTGCACCGCAGCGCGGGATGCTCACGAAAGTACCGTTCGCCACATGAACCAGTTGCTCCCGGGAACCAGCGGTGCGACGCTGACCATCAACAATTCCAGGCGTATGGTTGAGATCGCTGCGCGATGGGGAGATCCGAAAAATCTGCTCGATGGCTTCGATCCAGATTCCTGCTGTGGTCTGCGTGCCGGCAAGCTACGCTGGCGCAAAAAAGGCAGGTCCGAACTACATTGCGCACACTTCACCGGAGAGGCGCCCGAGGATTATCTCTGCATCCCGCTTGCCGCTCATGGTGAAACGCAAGGGTTCCTGTTCCTCTCCTGTGATACTCCCGATTCCATCGCTCTGGTCGAAGAGCGGCAACCCCTGATTCAGGAGTTGTGCGAGCTTGCCTCGCTCTCGATCGCCGGGTTAAATCTCAGGGCCAAGCTCGAAGGCCAATCGATTCGCGATGGCCTGACGGGCCTTTTCAACCGTCACTTCATGGAGATTGCTCTCGAACGCGAACTGCATCGTGCCACTCGGTACAATACGCAACTCGCCGTCCTCATGACAGACGTCGATCACTTCAAACAGTTCAACGACACCTTTGGCCATGAGGCAGGTGACATCGTGCTCCGGGCCGTCGCCGAGTGCTACCGCAAGATGGTGCGCGCTGAAGATATCATCTGTCGTTATGGTGGTGAAGAGTTCGTCGTCATTATGCCCGACGTAAGCGAAGAGAGCGCTGTGCGAAGAGCGGAGATGCTTCGCGAAGCCGTCTCTGGCATCAAAACCCAGTTCCGCGGCGAGCCTCTTCGTTCCATCTCTATATCGGGAGGGCTTGCGCTCTACCCCTCCACCGCCGAGCAGGCCTCCGACCTGATCCATGCAGCCGATAACGCTCTTTATCGAGCCAAACATGCCGGAAGAGATCAGATCATCATTGCCAATGAACCCGTAGAAACAATATAG
- a CDS encoding MFS transporter encodes MSSSSNFFERIFRAFRYRDFRLMWIGACVSTIGTFVQQFAQSWLVYDLTRDPFYLGLDLFLGQLPIMMFSLFGGVFADRMDRRKMLLASQYIQMICAFLLAALFATHVIQVWHILALSFFVGLGQSFGGPAYSALLPTLVDSEDLSNAIAMNSIQFNLARIVGPTIGGLAYTTFGATWCFTLNGLSYIAVIISLFMIQVKFIPAKTTEPVLTSMKEGIRFIRCRDGMTALVILAFCTTLFGFSLNSFLPVFVRTIFHKGPETYTLLLVCFGAGSIVGALSVAAVEKMKGQGRLTLIILLSLGVITSAFALSPWLPLSSALMFLAGATTMASASFMLSLAQLITTDAMRGRVMSVYNLAFRAGIPLGSLALGKLIPTFGVSRAIAGAGLALVAVALYFLLMNRETTFRPASQQEA; translated from the coding sequence ATGTCCTCGAGCTCCAACTTTTTTGAACGTATCTTCAGAGCCTTTCGCTATCGCGACTTCCGCCTGATGTGGATCGGAGCCTGCGTCTCCACTATTGGGACCTTCGTCCAGCAGTTTGCACAGAGCTGGCTGGTCTACGACCTCACTCGCGATCCCTTTTATCTCGGTCTTGATCTCTTCCTCGGCCAGCTCCCCATCATGATGTTCTCGCTCTTCGGCGGAGTCTTCGCCGACCGCATGGACCGTCGCAAGATGCTCCTCGCTTCGCAGTACATCCAGATGATCTGCGCCTTTCTACTCGCTGCGCTCTTTGCCACCCATGTCATTCAGGTCTGGCACATCCTCGCGCTCTCCTTCTTCGTCGGACTCGGCCAGTCCTTCGGCGGCCCTGCTTACTCCGCTCTTCTCCCCACCCTGGTCGACTCCGAAGACCTCTCCAACGCCATCGCGATGAACTCCATCCAGTTCAACCTCGCCCGCATCGTCGGGCCTACCATCGGTGGACTGGCCTATACCACTTTTGGAGCGACCTGGTGCTTTACCCTCAACGGACTCTCCTATATCGCCGTAATCATCTCGCTCTTCATGATCCAGGTGAAGTTCATCCCGGCAAAGACTACTGAGCCGGTCCTCACCAGCATGAAAGAAGGCATTCGGTTTATACGATGTCGTGACGGCATGACCGCGCTCGTCATCCTTGCCTTCTGTACCACGCTCTTCGGCTTCTCCCTCAACAGCTTCCTTCCCGTCTTCGTCCGCACCATCTTCCACAAAGGCCCTGAAACCTACACCCTTCTGCTTGTCTGCTTTGGAGCAGGCTCGATCGTTGGCGCACTCTCCGTAGCCGCCGTGGAAAAGATGAAGGGGCAGGGACGACTTACCCTGATCATCCTCCTCTCCCTGGGAGTCATCACCTCAGCCTTCGCCCTGTCCCCCTGGCTTCCTCTCTCCAGTGCGCTCATGTTCCTGGCAGGAGCCACCACCATGGCCTCCGCATCCTTCATGCTCTCGCTGGCGCAGCTCATCACCACCGACGCCATGCGTGGACGCGTTATGAGCGTCTATAACCTCGCCTTCCGAGCTGGAATTCCCCTCGGCTCCCTGGCCCTCGGAAAACTTATCCCCACCTTTGGAGTCTCCCGAGCGATCGCCGGCGCCGGTCTGGCCCTGGTCGCCGTTGCACTCTACTTCCTGCTGATGAATCGCGAAACCACCTTCCGCCCCGCCTCACAGCAGGAAGCCTAA
- a CDS encoding TldD/PmbA family protein has translation MPTETDAIQKTDLRQLAQDILDRSLKAGATDADIVVYEGDEFSARVRLGEVETLKESGSRGVGLRVFLGQRVASTSSSDFSADGIAHLVEGAITLARVTSEDPFAGLPEPQEFGQLEGDLKLYFDDVNQLPPAERIEIARRAEAAAMAFDTRIQNSGGADFDTGTSHKILLNSRGFVGEYHRSYCGFSVSPIAIDEKGGMQRNYWYSSSRTASKLESPEEIGRIAAERTLRRLGARRVPTQKAPVVFSPEIARSIIGNIFDAANGDAIYRHATFFDDMLGKQVAGENITVIDDGTMMLDGIGGFGTSPFDGEGLPSRRTVLVRNGVLENYVNNTYTARKLGMKSTGNASRGLAGNPGIGSGNFYLEPGTQAPEEIIGNIKNGLYVTETMGFGVNLVTGDYSQGASGLWIENGKLAYPVEEITIAGNLKDMYRNIVAIGNDLVFRSSAAAPTIQIEGMTIAGA, from the coding sequence ATGCCGACCGAAACCGACGCAATCCAGAAAACCGACCTCCGTCAGCTTGCCCAGGACATTCTCGATCGCTCCCTCAAGGCTGGAGCCACCGACGCAGACATTGTCGTCTACGAAGGCGATGAGTTTTCCGCCCGCGTTCGTCTCGGAGAGGTCGAAACCCTCAAGGAGTCAGGCTCCCGGGGCGTCGGACTGAGAGTCTTTCTAGGCCAGAGAGTCGCCAGCACCAGTTCATCGGATTTTTCTGCTGATGGAATCGCGCATCTCGTCGAAGGGGCCATCACCCTGGCCAGGGTAACCAGTGAAGACCCTTTTGCCGGTTTACCCGAACCTCAAGAGTTCGGCCAGCTCGAAGGCGACCTGAAGCTCTACTTTGACGACGTCAACCAGCTTCCTCCCGCCGAGCGCATCGAAATCGCCCGCCGTGCCGAAGCCGCCGCCATGGCTTTCGATACCCGCATCCAGAACTCCGGCGGAGCGGACTTCGACACCGGCACCTCACACAAGATTCTCCTCAACTCGCGCGGCTTCGTTGGCGAGTACCACCGTAGCTACTGCGGCTTCTCCGTCTCCCCCATCGCCATCGACGAAAAAGGCGGAATGCAGCGCAACTACTGGTACTCCAGCTCGCGAACGGCCTCAAAACTCGAATCGCCTGAAGAAATCGGCCGCATCGCCGCCGAGCGCACTCTGCGCCGCCTGGGAGCCCGCCGCGTCCCAACACAGAAAGCGCCGGTCGTCTTCTCTCCCGAAATCGCGCGTTCCATCATCGGCAACATCTTCGATGCTGCGAACGGCGACGCCATCTACCGCCACGCCACCTTCTTCGACGACATGCTGGGCAAGCAGGTCGCTGGCGAAAATATCACCGTCATCGACGACGGCACCATGATGCTCGACGGAATCGGCGGTTTCGGAACCTCACCCTTCGACGGCGAAGGACTTCCCTCGCGCCGCACCGTGCTGGTTCGCAACGGCGTGCTCGAGAATTACGTCAACAATACCTACACGGCGCGCAAGCTGGGGATGAAGTCTACCGGCAACGCTTCACGCGGATTGGCAGGAAACCCAGGCATCGGCTCTGGAAACTTTTACCTCGAACCTGGCACACAGGCACCCGAAGAAATCATCGGAAATATCAAGAACGGCCTCTACGTCACCGAAACGATGGGCTTCGGCGTAAATCTCGTCACCGGCGACTACTCGCAGGGCGCCTCCGGCCTCTGGATCGAAAACGGCAAACTCGCCTACCCGGTCGAAGAGATCACCATCGCAGGAAATCTGAAAGACATGTACCGCAACATCGTCGCCATCGGAAATGATCTGGTCTTCCGCAGTTCCGCCGCCGCGCCAACCATCCAGATCGAAGGCATGACGATCGCCGGAGCGTGA
- a CDS encoding excinuclease ABC subunit UvrC, with translation MAAEFQFDKNLAFSAENADEVLRSVPALPGVFALYGKQEGSEPYLTRAADIRRRMKRLLAPPESQSKRLNLRDRVARIEYTVTGSEFESTLTLYHASATIFGYAEARRRLRLHTPAFLRIAMENEFPRVYVTNRLSKRGLSETYGPFPSRASAERYCDAVLDLFKLRRCHEDLQPYPEHPGCVYGEMKKCLEPCKQACTTEQYAAEAEAVKAFFDTHGGSMLSRIAEQREKASEEMEFEHAAELHEQHQKVKNAASLADEIVQPVPKLRAIVAQRAASMEEHEDEAALFLLAAGCVVGPERLSTLGVRAVKEQTSVGSSLFAQPLMLAAVLLDETTSTEPTNSPEDRARAALADLEEHVSANHDLALLSDHLSLFRRWYYRPEKQRVGESFLPNPDGDWPIRRILNGAARQVLGNPKQVPDVQRETAKKMRVLHKGRPDVEREVPVVDRND, from the coding sequence ATGGCAGCGGAGTTCCAATTCGATAAAAACCTCGCCTTCTCTGCGGAGAACGCTGATGAGGTTCTTCGCTCCGTCCCTGCGCTTCCCGGAGTCTTCGCGCTCTACGGAAAACAGGAGGGCTCCGAGCCTTACCTGACGCGAGCCGCCGATATCCGACGACGCATGAAGCGCCTGCTCGCGCCACCGGAGTCGCAGTCGAAACGGCTGAACCTGCGCGACCGAGTCGCCCGCATCGAATATACCGTCACTGGCTCGGAGTTCGAGTCGACGCTGACGCTCTACCACGCTAGCGCCACCATCTTCGGTTACGCCGAAGCGCGACGGCGGCTGCGGCTGCACACTCCCGCTTTTCTTCGGATCGCGATGGAGAATGAGTTTCCTCGTGTCTATGTCACCAACCGCCTCTCGAAGCGCGGACTGAGCGAAACCTATGGACCATTTCCCTCACGGGCATCGGCGGAGCGTTATTGCGATGCCGTGCTCGATCTTTTCAAGCTGCGCCGCTGCCACGAAGACCTTCAGCCATATCCTGAGCATCCGGGCTGCGTCTACGGAGAGATGAAAAAGTGCCTGGAACCGTGCAAACAGGCATGCACTACTGAGCAGTACGCCGCCGAGGCTGAGGCCGTAAAAGCATTCTTCGATACGCATGGAGGATCCATGCTGTCTCGCATCGCCGAACAGCGCGAGAAGGCCTCCGAAGAGATGGAGTTCGAACATGCAGCCGAGTTGCACGAACAGCATCAGAAGGTAAAAAACGCAGCTTCGCTGGCCGACGAGATCGTCCAGCCTGTGCCCAAACTACGCGCCATCGTTGCCCAGCGCGCTGCCTCGATGGAAGAACACGAAGACGAAGCTGCGCTCTTCCTACTCGCGGCGGGTTGCGTCGTGGGCCCGGAGCGATTGTCTACACTCGGGGTTCGCGCCGTAAAGGAACAGACCAGCGTTGGAAGCTCGCTCTTCGCTCAACCTCTGATGCTGGCCGCTGTCCTTCTGGATGAGACCACTTCGACCGAGCCGACGAATTCTCCGGAAGACCGGGCACGCGCTGCACTGGCAGACCTGGAAGAACATGTTTCTGCGAACCACGATCTCGCCTTACTCAGCGATCATCTATCGCTGTTCCGTCGTTGGTATTATCGGCCTGAAAAGCAGCGGGTTGGCGAATCGTTTCTTCCCAATCCAGACGGAGACTGGCCAATCCGACGCATCCTGAACGGTGCAGCCCGGCAGGTCCTCGGCAATCCAAAACAGGTTCCGGACGTACAACGTGAGACGGCGAAAAAGATGCGGGTGCTCCATAAAGGCAGGCCTGATGTAGAGCGAGAGGTTCCAGTGGTCGACAGGAACGATTAA
- the rpe gene encoding ribulose-phosphate 3-epimerase produces the protein MVELAFSILAADFAHLANEIKAAERGGGSIVHVDVMDGHFVPNITFGPPVVQAIRPITNLPLDCHLMIENPDEYIPAFAEAGADLLSVHQEVCRHLHRTIQHISDHGMLPGVVINPATPVDTLIEVLPMVHYVLVMSVNPGFGGQKFIPFTVEKIAYLAALRKEMGLNFRIEVDGGIAPDTVASVVKAGAEMLVAGSAVFSKGKTEQNAKKLLKLARAAAPDKAAQNG, from the coding sequence TTGGTTGAACTTGCATTTTCGATCCTTGCAGCGGACTTTGCTCATCTCGCGAATGAGATCAAAGCAGCCGAGCGCGGTGGTGGCAGCATCGTTCACGTGGATGTGATGGATGGCCATTTCGTCCCGAACATTACCTTCGGGCCGCCCGTGGTACAGGCCATCCGGCCAATCACCAATCTACCGCTCGATTGCCATCTGATGATCGAGAATCCGGATGAGTACATCCCGGCATTTGCCGAGGCTGGAGCCGATCTGCTGAGCGTGCACCAGGAGGTCTGCCGTCACCTGCACCGTACGATCCAGCACATCTCCGACCACGGAATGTTGCCTGGGGTGGTAATCAACCCGGCTACCCCTGTCGATACGCTCATCGAAGTCCTTCCGATGGTGCATTATGTACTCGTTATGAGTGTAAATCCAGGGTTCGGCGGGCAGAAATTTATCCCGTTCACGGTGGAGAAGATCGCCTATCTGGCCGCCCTGCGCAAGGAGATGGGGCTGAATTTCCGCATCGAAGTCGATGGCGGGATTGCTCCCGATACGGTGGCCTCGGTCGTCAAAGCAGGAGCCGAGATGCTGGTCGCCGGCTCAGCGGTCTTCAGCAAAGGAAAGACCGAGCAGAACGCAAAGAAACTTCTGAAGCTCGCCCGGGCGGCAGCACCGGACAAGGCTGCACAGAACGGCTAG